DNA from Aquipuribacter hungaricus:
CACCGTCACCGTGGCCACCGACATCACGCAGGAGCTGTCGCAGGGCTTCGCCGGCGGCAACCCGCCCGACGTCTTCTACGTGGACGCCAGCGCCTTCGCCGACTACGCGACGGCGGGGAACCTCTACCCGTACACGCTGGAGGACAGCGACGACTTCTACCCGTCGCTGACGGAGACGTTCACGCTGGAGGGCGAGCAGTACTGCGCCCCCAAGGACTTCTCGACCCTCGCGCTGCAGATCAACACCGCCTCGTGGGAGGCCGCCGGCCTCACCGACGAGGACATCCCCACCACGTGGGAGGAGCTGCGGACCGTCGCCGACACCCTGACGACCCCCGAGCAGGCCGGCCTGGTCATCGGCACCGGCCGCGACCGGGTGGGCGCGTTCCTCGTGCAGGCCGGCGGCTACTGGGTCGACGGCGCGGAGGGCACGATCACCGCCACCGAGGAGCCCAACGTCCAGGCCCTCACCTACGTCAAGGAGCTGCTGGCCAGCGGCTCGGCCGTCCTGCCCCCCGACGTCGACTCCGGCTGGGGCGGCGAGGCGTTCGGCACCGAGCGCGCCGCCATGACCATGGAGGGCAACTGGATCCGGGGCGCGATGACGAACGACTACCCGGACGTGGAGTACACGGTCGCCGAGCTCCCCGAGGGCCCGGCCGGCAAGGGCACCCTGCTGTTCACCCAGTGCTGGGGCGTCGCGGCGGAGTCCGCCGACCCCGAGGCCGCCGTCGAGCTCGTCGCCGCGCTGACCAGCACCGAGAACCAGCTCGCCAACGCCGAGGCCTTCGGCGTCATGCCGAGCCGCCAGTCCGCCCAGGCCGACTACGTCGCCGCGTTCCCCGAGGACGAGCCGTTCATCGCCGGCGGCGAGTACGGCCAGGGCCCGGTGACCCTGCCCGGCCTGGCCCCGTCGCTGTCGGACCTGGACTCCCAGCTGGAGCAGCTCGCCGGCGCCGACCCCGTCCAGGTGCTCGAGTCCTTCCAGACCAACGCCGAGGCCGCGGTCCAGGAGTGACCGGCCGGTCGGCGGAGGAGACCCGATGAGCGTCGTGCGACCCCCCGCGGAGGCGACAGCCGCCGTCCGCACCTCCCGGCCGGACCCGGTCGGCCCCGCGCGCCGGTCCCGCGGCCGGTCCGGCGAGCAGAACCTCGCCGGCTGGCTGTTCGTGGCCCCGACGCTTCTCGTGCTCGGCGTCTTCCTCGTCGTGCCGATCGTCATGGCGCTGTGGGTGTCGGTGAGCGACTGGAGCGGGCGGGGGTCGCCGTTCGCGGGGACGGTCGGCTTCGTCGGCCTCGACAACTACGCGCGCCTGCTCACCGAGGAGGGCCTCACCCGCTCGGACTTCATGACGTCGCTGCGCAACAACGTCTACTACGTGCTCCTCGTCGTGCCGCTGCAGACGGTGTTCGCCCTGTTCCTGGCGAGCGTGCTCAACAACCAGCTGCTCAAGGCCAAGGGCTTCTTCCGGACGACGTTCTACTTCCCGTCCGTCACCAGCTCGGTGGCGATCAGCGTCATCTTCCTGTTCCTGTTCTCCGGCTCCGGGGCGGTCAACACGGCGCTGCGGGCGGTCGGCCTGGACGGGCCGACCTGGTTCAACGACGCCCGCGGGCTGCTCCACGTGATCGGCGACGGCCTCGGCCTCTGGGACGCGGCCGCACCGCCAGCCGCCCTGGCGGACACCTCGGTGCTCGGGCTGTCGGCGTGGCAGTGGCTCGCGGGGCCGTCCGTCGCCCTGTCGGTGATCATCATGCTCGTCGTCTGGACGACCACCGGGACCTTCATGCTCATGTTCCTCGCCGCGCTGCAGGACGTGCCGCTCGAGGTCGAGGAGGCGGCGCGCGTCGACGGGGCCAACCGGTGGCAGAGCTTCCGCGCGGTGACGCTGCCCCACCTGCGCCCGACGGTGCTGCTCGTGGTCACCCTGGGGATCATCGGTACCTGGCAGGTGTTCGACCAGGTCTACGTCATGACCCAGGGCGGACCCAGCAAGACCACGCTCACGCCGGCCTACCTGTCGTACTCCTACGCCTTCGAGAACCAGCAGTGGGGCGTGGCCGCGGCGATGGCCTTCGTGCTGTTCCTCATCATCGTCGCGCTGACGTCGGTGCAGCGGTGGGTCTTCCGCGACAAGGACGCGGCGCAGCTGCGGCGGCAGGTCCGGCAGGCCGAGAAGCGCAGGTCCGCCCGGCGCCCGGGCGACGACGCCCTCGCCGTGGCCGGCACCGACGTCCCGACCACCGGAGGAGGGTCCCGATGAGCACCGCCACCACGTCCCCCGCGCGCCCCGCCCCGGCTGCGGGCCGTCCCGCGACCCGGCGTCGCGGCCCCGGCAACCGGGCGCTGCTCGTGCTGTTCCTCGGCTACGCCGTGCTCGTCGTCTTCTCGGTGGTCTACCTCTACCCGTTCCTCATCCAGGTGGCGACGTCGTTCAAGGAGCCCGCGGCGGCCACCCGCGACCCGCTGTCGCTGGTGGCCGACCCGTTCACCACGGCGGCGTTCCAGCGGCTCACCGAGACGCGCTTCCCGCTGTGGTTCGCCAACTCCGTGGTCGTCACGCTGGTCGTCACCGCCGGCCGGGTGTTCTTCAACTCCCTGGCGGGCTACGCGCTGGCCCGGATCCGGTTCCGGGGCCGCGAGGCCGTGTTCTCCGCGGTGCTCGCCGTCCTCGCGGTGCCGGGGATCATCCTGCTCATCCCGAAGTTCCTCGTCCTCAACCAGCTCGGGATGTACAACACCTACCCCGCGCTCGTCGTCCCGCTGCTGGTGGACGCCGCGGGCGTGTTCATCATGAAGCAGTTCTTCGAGTCGGTCCCGGCCTCGGTCGAGGAGGCCGCCCGGATCGACGGGGCCGGCACGTTCAGGATCTTCTGGTCGGTCGTGCTCCCCATGGCCCGCCCGGCGCTCATCACCATCACGATCCTGTCGTTCCAGGGGTCGTGGAACGAGCTGCCGCACTTCATCGTCGCCAGCAACGACCCGGACCTCGCCACCCTCACCAAGGGCGTCGCCTCGCTGGTCAGCGGCCAGCTCGGCTCGGGCAACCAGTACCCCATCTCCATGGCCGCGGCCCTGGTCATGACCATCCCCGTCGCGCTGGTGTTCGTCTTCTTCCAGCGCTACTTCGTCCGGGGCGGCACGGCGGGGGCCGAGAAGGGCTGAGCACCCCGGCGGGCCTAGCCGCCGGCGCGGCTGACGGCGAACGCGGTGAGGAAGCCGACCGCGGTGATGAGCCCGGTGAACAGCTGGGTCCGCTCGAACGCCTCGGGGATCATCGTGTCGGCGAGCATCGTGAGGATCGCCCCCGCGGCCAGCGCGGTGATGGCCGCGGTCGTCCCGGCGCCCGCGCCGTCCAGGGCGAGGTAGCCGACCGCGGCCGCGACCGCGCTGGCCGCGGCGATGCCGCCCCACACGCCGAAGACGTAGCCGGCGCTGCGGCCCGCGGCCTTCATCCCGGCGGCGCTCGACAGGCCTTCGGGCAGGTTCGAGATGACGACGGCCGCCACCACCGACGCGCTCACGCC
Protein-coding regions in this window:
- a CDS encoding sugar ABC transporter substrate-binding protein gives rise to the protein MTNPLTRAARSRRAALPVLTLVSLSLLAACGGGSFDEGSEAGGDASGAAGGGGDGLTVLIASSGDAETDAVTSAAEAWAEESGTDVTVTVATDITQELSQGFAGGNPPDVFYVDASAFADYATAGNLYPYTLEDSDDFYPSLTETFTLEGEQYCAPKDFSTLALQINTASWEAAGLTDEDIPTTWEELRTVADTLTTPEQAGLVIGTGRDRVGAFLVQAGGYWVDGAEGTITATEEPNVQALTYVKELLASGSAVLPPDVDSGWGGEAFGTERAAMTMEGNWIRGAMTNDYPDVEYTVAELPEGPAGKGTLLFTQCWGVAAESADPEAAVELVAALTSTENQLANAEAFGVMPSRQSAQADYVAAFPEDEPFIAGGEYGQGPVTLPGLAPSLSDLDSQLEQLAGADPVQVLESFQTNAEAAVQE
- a CDS encoding carbohydrate ABC transporter permease, with protein sequence MSVVRPPAEATAAVRTSRPDPVGPARRSRGRSGEQNLAGWLFVAPTLLVLGVFLVVPIVMALWVSVSDWSGRGSPFAGTVGFVGLDNYARLLTEEGLTRSDFMTSLRNNVYYVLLVVPLQTVFALFLASVLNNQLLKAKGFFRTTFYFPSVTSSVAISVIFLFLFSGSGAVNTALRAVGLDGPTWFNDARGLLHVIGDGLGLWDAAAPPAALADTSVLGLSAWQWLAGPSVALSVIIMLVVWTTTGTFMLMFLAALQDVPLEVEEAARVDGANRWQSFRAVTLPHLRPTVLLVVTLGIIGTWQVFDQVYVMTQGGPSKTTLTPAYLSYSYAFENQQWGVAAAMAFVLFLIIVALTSVQRWVFRDKDAAQLRRQVRQAEKRRSARRPGDDALAVAGTDVPTTGGGSR
- a CDS encoding carbohydrate ABC transporter permease, translating into MSTATTSPARPAPAAGRPATRRRGPGNRALLVLFLGYAVLVVFSVVYLYPFLIQVATSFKEPAAATRDPLSLVADPFTTAAFQRLTETRFPLWFANSVVVTLVVTAGRVFFNSLAGYALARIRFRGREAVFSAVLAVLAVPGIILLIPKFLVLNQLGMYNTYPALVVPLLVDAAGVFIMKQFFESVPASVEEAARIDGAGTFRIFWSVVLPMARPALITITILSFQGSWNELPHFIVASNDPDLATLTKGVASLVSGQLGSGNQYPISMAAALVMTIPVALVFVFFQRYFVRGGTAGAEKG